The following proteins are co-located in the Schistocerca nitens isolate TAMUIC-IGC-003100 chromosome 2, iqSchNite1.1, whole genome shotgun sequence genome:
- the LOC126236656 gene encoding voltage-dependent anion-selective channel-like, whose translation MAPPSYSDLGKDARNVFGKGYHFGLIKLDCKTKSASGVEFSMGGFSNQDTGKLFGSLETKYGIKEYGLVFSEKWNTDNTLGMEVSVDNYLAKGLKISLDSTFAPQTGSKSGCLKTEFKNDMCAVNMDVDLILAGPNVKVATVLGYNGWLVGYQTAFDSQKSKLTKNNISLGYSASDFILHTNVNDGQEFGGSIYQKVNSQLEAGAQLAWFAGTNETNFGIGCKYSIDRESSIRAKVNNASQIGIGYSQKIREGITVSLSALIDGKNFNQGGHKIGVALEMEA comes from the exons ATGGCACCACCATCCTACTCCGATTTGGGTAAAGACGCTCGCAACGTGTTTGGAAAGGGTTATCATTTCGGCTTAATTAAGCTTGATTGTAAAACAAAGTCAGCCTCTGGAGTTGAATTCTCAATGGGAGGTTTTTCCAATCAAGATACAGGAAAACTGTTCGGTTCATTGGAAACTAAGTACGGAATCAAAGAGTATG GACTGGTATTTTCTGAGAAATGGAACACAGATAATACATTGGGCATGGAAGTGAGTGTTGACAATTACCTTGCCAAAGGACTGAAAATTTCATTGGACTCAACATTTGCACCGCAAACTGG GAGCAAGTCAGGCTGCCTAAAAACTGAATTTAAGAATGATATGTGTGCAGTTAACATGGACGTTGATTTGATTTTGGCAGGTCCTAATGTTAAAGTAGCAACTGTTCTTGGTTATAATG GATGGCTAGTAGGTTACCAGACTGCCTTTGACAGTCAGAAATCCAAACTAACTAAAAACAATATTTCCCTTGGATACTCGGCTAGTGATTTCATTCTCCATACCAATGT GAATGATGGGCAGGAATTTGGTGGATCGATTTATCAGAAAGTGAACTCCCAGCTAGAAGCGGGAGCCCAACTAGCGTGGTTTGCAGGCACAAATGAAACCAATTTTGGAATTGGATGCAAATATTCTATTGACAGAGAATCCTCTATTAGAGCAAAAGTTAATAATGCCAGCCAGATAGGGATAGGTTACTCACAGAAAATCCGTGAAG GTATTACGGTTAGTTTGTCAGCGCTAATTGACGGCAAGAATTTCAACCAGGGTGGACACAAGATAGGTGTAGCTCTCGAGATGGAGGCCTAG